The Glycine soja cultivar W05 chromosome 4, ASM419377v2, whole genome shotgun sequence genomic sequence AATGAGTGACAGTCAGTGCAAAAAGAGATGAGACATGGACAAAGAGTCACTCTTGACATACTTCTAGTGGAAGGGATACATGAATGGATTGAATACACACCTGAATGAGAGATCTAGCGACAATGTAAGTAATAAACTATACAATTAAGGATAACTTAAAGGAGATAATGATTATTACATATACCAATAAGATACACCTATTTTTTGGTAACCCACCACACAAGAACTCCACAGTTAATTGTGTTTAACTTGAAAAAATTATGGAATGGGCAACCTTTTTGAAGGTTTCCTAAGAAGTATGTaagtgaagacaaaacatgtcgaaaagtcacatgttgatttttgaGGATAATCAATGATTCTGGAAATAGACTAATGTTACATTAACCATGGTGAAACACTTGACGAGGGGCAATAGTGTGGTTGACCTTGCTAGAGGAGTGTAGGGCAAGGTCATTGATATCAAAAGGGTAGGCAAAGAAGGTCTTAAGGTGGACTAAGTTGTGGGCAAGGTCACTGATGGTGTGTGGTTTATATACTGAATTgatatacatataatatttttacatttttgccTTTAACCAAAATCTTCTTTTAACTttcaatgtctttttttttttttttgcaggataTGAAGTGCCAAATTTAAGGTGTGGTTAATTTTGATGTCGGTTTTCTATATGCCTCATTACTGACTCAAGCTTCGATCAATGTCTCCAAAAGCATCCAATCCAATATGTATTGGTGAAGTATATCCAAAGAGGATCATTATTCAatacataaaacaaattgaattatCTGACCTTCATAAATCATAGTTTTGGCATATtcttataaaaatgatattatgaCGATAAGGACACTTTTGGTAGCAAGAACATTAATTAGTTTATGACTCATAGAAATTACACAACCCCCTACCACCCAAATCAAGAGAGTGATAGATGTGAGTCTCGGAATAAAAGTTAAATGGATTAGTTGATAGATGTGATTCTCGTATGCAGTATTTGATCTTACAAACTGTGAATTCTGTAACCTTGTGTTTAGATCagaagtttcaaaatttcaaggaatttgaaatgcctaaaatttgaattgctttgattttaatttccttcatttttcaaatgctttgtttggataaatcaatgcaaatttctttcattttaaattctttgtttagatagggcaattcaatttcctccatatgcaaaatttcaattttatattttaaatagatgaaattttaatattaaactttatagaaaataaacacaatccaattttgaaacattaattaaaaaatattttcaatttttaataatttataaatataaaatattgataattttaaccaTGGTTGTTTTGTCTTACCACAACTAGTGATGTTTTTAAATCAACATCAACCAAGGCTATTTTTCAGTCGACATCAAATAgggttttttttgtcaaagtatgtCGAGAATATTTGTTAGCTGACGTCAGCCAGGGCTATTTTTTGGCTAACGTTGgttgagactttttttttttaccaacaatGGCTAGGGTTTGTTTGGCCGACACCGGCTAGGATCTTTTCAAACGACATTGACCAAGGCTATTTTTAGCCAACGTCGGCCTAAAAAATCCTAGCAAgcgttgacaaaaaaatctatccaatatcggctaaaaaatagcttggtTGATGCCGACCAATAGAACTTACCCGATGTCGGTCGGAAAATATCATTGGTCAACGTTGGCCGAAAAATCCCTAGTcaaagttggctaaaaaatatcCCTGACCAATGTCGAACAAAAAACCTTACCCAACATTAGCTATAAAATAGCcttggctgatgttggctaaaaatagcTCTGACCGATGTCGACGGAAAAAACTCTAGTGGATGTCGACTGTAAGAACCTAGTTGAtgtcgactaaaaatagtcatgcCCAATGTCGGTTAAAAATACCTAACTGGTGTTAGCAGAAAAAACCTTaaccaacatcaaccaaaaaacctagctaatgtggttaagaaatagctcTGGCTGATGTCAGCCAgaaaaccctagtggatgtcaGCAAAAACATCCTAACCGACGTTGGTTAAGAAAATGTAGTTGACATCAACCAAAACACCCTAGCTAACATCGGGTAAAAAATAACCTTAGTCaatattggctaaaaaatagctttgactaatgttggctggaaaaacctagctgacgtcggctgaaaaatcctaacaAGTGTTTACTCAAAAGTTAATCATGACCGATGTCAGCAGAAAAAATATAGCCAatgttcacaaaaaaaaaaaatcattggtcaacatcaactgaaaaaacctgGATGACAACGGCCAAAAAAATCCTTGGCCGACGTTAACAAAAATTTCCCATGACTGACGTCagtgagaaaataaccctaaccaacatcatctaaaaaaaatcttagtcgATATCagcaaaaaatagctttggttgacatcatacaaaaaaattctaactGAAAAAACCTCGGCcaatgtcagtgaaaaacaacttatgtcGATATCGATCGTAAAAACTTTAGTCACCCACAGTTGTGAGTGTTGAGCGAGAAAGAGTCGCGAGCATGAACCTGAGTTAGAGTGAGCATCtccgaaaaaagaatttcaaattctatattttttaagagaatttgaaatcccactgttttagtcaatcaaaatgattcataaaaataccaaaaattaaatctcctttcaaatactctatccaaacaagctattttatcacgaatcattttaaatttcttgaaaaaatgaattttcctGTTAAATTgctctatccaaacacactataattgattacattaTTATAGTGCTCATATATAACTTTGAATCTAAAAAATGGGGTACACAGATAGGGCTACAATTCTCCACATCAATCTTCACAATACTGAAAATAGTGCAGATAGATAACATAAACTACAACAAAAAACCTATGTAGCTTCCATGATGTCATCATAATTATAACCAAAGACTtctaaacaacaacaaaatttcttttatgtttgtCCAATTTCAGCCAACCCTCTTTTTCACACATCTCTTAATGGATCCTAGTAACCATGGATCTAAACAGCAACTTGCTTAACTTAGCTTTAGCTTTTAAAACTGCTTGCTTAGCTTTCGCTTCTAAAACTGCTTCAGGAATACATGGAGGCTTTTCCTTCTAGTCATAAGGCTTTGGTACTGCAACATGAAACTTGTTCAAGCAGTTGTTAATTATCTTTGACTTCATCTTTATCTCCACCCTCTGATCCAATAACCTCTTACATGCTGCATTTTTCACAGCAATTGCTCCTTTTCTGTCAAAGTGCTCACGGTCAACAATACACTGTTATTGTCTGTAGGCTCACCTCCTTGACCAACTAGAGTCTTCAAGGCTTCAGCTTTCATCTCATTGACCAACTTCATGTTTTCCTTTGATATCCCCTCTAGTGGTTGCAAGTCTGTCTTGTTGCAGACTATAATCAACGACTTGTTCATAAACAAAGACTTAATGTTGTGAAACAGCACTGCCAGCTAAGCAATATTGTAACCACAAGATCCAGAGACGTCCAAGAAAAACAAGATTGCAGCTCTCAAATGTGTTAGAGCAGTGATACTACACAtctcaataatattataatcttCAAAAGGCCTGTCTAAAATCCCTGGCGTATCAATTACTTGGTACCTCAtgtatttataatcaatatGACCTACAAAGAGAGACTTGGTAGTGAAAGCATAGGGCTGGACATCCACATCAACTCTCATAATCTTGTTAATGAACGAGCTCTTACCAACATTAGGATATCTACAGATCAAAACAGTCCTCGTATTTGGATCAATAGAGGGAAGCCTAGCCATGTGTTGTCTGACCTGTTCTAAATAAGCCAAACTCGGGTCAACCCTCTTGATCACAGTGCACATGTGGCCAAGAGCAACAACCTTAACACACTTGCACCGGTAAAGCGAGTCACCATACTTCAATAACTTGACATAGCCTTTGGTTACTATGATCTTAAGAGATGTGTGAAGCATGAAGAATATAGGTTAACCTTGTCCAATTCCATGATCTTTACCAATTTAGTGTCAAGCACAAAGTAACCATGGGACCATGGGTGATGACTGATTAGACAAAACACGAAGTGGGCTAAACATGTTGGTGGTGagacccaaaaaatattttgcaacTTGCAAGTTGTCAAAAAGTTTAAAAGACTTCATTTTCTTGAGTGAATTGGGGGAACTGCAAGTGCAAATATTGCTAATTATTATGACTCCTCAAAAAATATGATTCCTTATtggactttaaaaaataatcaatgatTTGACATATTCTTATCAAAACTTTAATGCAAATATTGCTagattttagaataaattaagCTCCAACCATTGTgagcatataatatatatatatatatatatatatatatatatatatatatatatatatatatatatatatatatatatatatatcaaaagctAATTTTATATACCAAACCATAATATACCAGAGGCACCAAGCAAACAAAGGCAAAGAATAAGTAAgtaatatatgaaattaatgCATGGAAACTCTAATATAGAAAGCTTGTCTGTCAAACTGTAGAATAGAAGAATGcggaaacataaattaaaataaaataaaaaagagaaaaagaaacatgACCATAGCTAAATATAGCTCTCCTAAGAGAGTCACTCCTAATTTTCCTAGTTTAAGGCTTTTAGCTTCTACCAGTTACATGTTCCATAATGAAATGACCTTCAATACACATCTACTGGCAACAACAATTTCAATGTCTCTTATATCCTCAAAAGTGGGAGACTTTGAACAGATACAACCAAAAAAGGAATGTCTCTAATATACTCAGACAGAACCATCCACAAATTGAAAGGCAACACTCAATCAGAAGCACTTATGGATCATATCAAATCTCAAAATCAAGGCCCTCTACTTGGTTATATCATTGCTTCATTTCCAGTCTTCTAAAATAAAGGCTCACAATCTCAGATAAAAACACAGCTTTCTATTAAAGATGAGAGAGACCCAGTCGAGCTATGGTCTGCTCAGCTTTAAGcctaaaagtattttaaatatgatttcaaCAGAAACCAGGGGATGCGGTCATTAGAAGGACATACCTGTGGATGTTCTACAGTAAATGAGTACAAAGACTAGCAAATTGTACCCAGAAGATATTGTGCCGATAAGCTCAAAAAATGGCAGTACCCAAGACATGGAGGAGCGTGATAGCAGAGTGGGTTTGCAAGAAGAGCAGTGACAACAGTACTCTAGACACGACGGTGAGCGTGACTTCCGGTGAGCACGAAGGTGGACACAGGGTTGGAGAAGCGCAATGACAGTAGAGTGGGTTTGCGAGATTGAGCATAAGCAGAAAAGGGTTTTGGGcttttaatttaagtaaaacacaacatcggttttttgacaaaaccgatgttaacatgccctcgttaacatcggtttttcaaaaaaccaatgttaacattccctcgttaacatcgattttgacaaaatcaatgttaataaactcattttatttacaaGAATGCCACcatatttttgttaacatcggttttggataCCACCACATTTTTGTTAACATAGGTTTtatccaaaaccgatgttaatgtagcgatgttaaaaccttattttctagtagtgtgtcACATTACATGTCCGTAACTAATAGCCTACTATTATATGGTTAAAGAATGGTCATAGttattaactatatttttattattgttcatgATGAAACCTATTTGCTCTATATCTAAAAGTAATGGCCGACCTTGGGGATTGATTTGTGGTACAATCACCCATGATGGGACTTCTTCCTGCACCATCCAAACTTCTTATGCACCCAACATGTTAAGTGAAGTGGCGAAATTGccattcacttaaaattttaaaacgaGTCTCCTCCTCCCTACACCTAACCCATCTTGTGCATGTGTTGCTGTTTCAATCTTCATTTTTCCTACTATTGCCGTTACCATGAGTCCTTTTGTCTGAGTTTATTTTCTCTATATTGATAGAAAATGGAAATTCATAACAACCTtatggattgtcaatccataaAATTCATACGGATTTTCAAtctatataattgttttttattttatttttaataataaattattatttgaattaatttatttatttaaaaataaatttgtaattttttgttatttttattattttataatttattttaaaaatttatctatctaattatttatattttttatttaagttgtttttaataattaattaatttaataaataatttctttatgaattttgtttatttaaaaatcaatgaataaattttatcgttatttaattattttcaaaataactaatttaattcgtttttatatttaaaatagttatttataaaactgtgaaataaaaaaaattcatttttttataacaatatattGTAGAATTtagttaaacaagaaaagataatATTGCATAtgacaaatgtttttttattgatatactCGTATCAATATTATTACACTagtagtattaaatatttatataaatagtgtttgaaagtaaaaataaagaatttcttcatttatttataaatatttacaagtattaaaatacttatttgtaaaataatgaaGTAGTTAtttgttagaaataaaaaagaaaattgtactTAGATTTTGATGACATATTTTTGTTTACTAGAATTAGTGATGtgcaatataaaaatttaaaaaagaatttctatattgatttatgaatatataaaagtattaaaatagttatttaaaaaatattaaaatatgtatttatgaattattaaatagtattatataaaaaaattaaattaaattgtagttttattttcatgatatattttagtttgttacattaataatttaatgttaatttaaatGTTGTTATTACCTTTGTTAAAATATACTACATTGTATAATACAATAGGGTTTTACAAGATTTACTAATCaatttgttagttagttttttttattaatataatgaaaaaatttcTACCAAAAGTCAATTATTATTTGGATGACGACATTAATTGTTAGTACTGTTTAAATTTGTAGATTATGGTTAGAACTAGAGGATTACATCGGGCCTTAGACAAAGTTTTAGGAAGAGCATTAACCATGGTGAGCAATCAATTTCAAACTGCATAAGGTAGTCATTGAACTCTTGCTCAGAAGGACAATTCACCAGACTCTCCCATGCTTCCATGACATAATCCTATGCATTTCTTTTACCCACAAGGGTTTTAAAttttgccttcacattcttatcaatgTGAAATTGACACAACAAATTGGTTAACTCAGGGAAACAATTTTTACTGCATTTAGGTAACAATAACTTTAGGGAGTGCATCTCATCTTAGA encodes the following:
- the LOC114410868 gene encoding nucleolar GTP-binding protein 1-like; translation: MLHTSLKIIVTKGYVKLLKYGDSLYRCKCVKVVALGHMCTVIKRVDPSLAYLEQVRQHMARLPSIDPNTRTVLICRYPNVGKSSFINKIMRVDVDVQPYAFTTKSLFVGHIDYKYMRYQVIDTPGILDRPFEDYNIIEMCSITALTHLRAAILFFLDVSGSCVCNKTDLQPLEGISKENMKLVNEMKAEALKTLVGQGGEPTDNNSVLLTVSTLTEKEQLL